Proteins encoded within one genomic window of Haladaptatus sp. QDMS2:
- a CDS encoding TenA family protein, producing MQDFAFVEALAGLVGSAIADATTMAEKRRLTSFLATLTGEENDYFERSFDALAVPEEEWTNPKLLPVTQSLEDLFVRATHQGGYAESLAVLLPAEWVYLTWATAHADATPKRFYHDEWISMHATPEFTAFVEWLRTQVDECGRTLSPRRKERVRRLFTRTVDLEVDFFDAAYDQV from the coding sequence GTGCAGGATTTCGCGTTCGTGGAAGCGCTCGCCGGACTCGTCGGGAGTGCCATCGCAGACGCCACGACGATGGCCGAAAAACGTCGGCTCACGTCGTTTCTCGCCACGCTCACAGGTGAGGAGAACGACTACTTCGAGCGGTCGTTCGACGCGCTCGCAGTCCCGGAGGAAGAGTGGACCAATCCGAAACTGCTGCCGGTCACGCAGTCTCTCGAAGACTTGTTCGTCCGGGCGACCCATCAAGGCGGGTACGCAGAATCGCTCGCCGTGTTGTTGCCTGCCGAGTGGGTGTATCTCACCTGGGCCACTGCCCACGCGGACGCGACCCCGAAACGATTCTACCACGACGAGTGGATTTCGATGCACGCGACGCCCGAATTCACGGCGTTCGTCGAGTGGCTTCGAACACAGGTCGACGAGTGTGGACGAACGCTCTCGCCTCGGCGCAAGGAGCGCGTTCGTCGCCTGTTCACCCGGACTGTCGACCTCGAAGTCGATTTCTTCGACGCCGCCTACGACCAGGTATAA